The following are encoded together in the Streptomyces sp. NBC_00341 genome:
- a CDS encoding type II toxin-antitoxin system RelE/ParE family toxin gives MSEYRTVFRPEAQAELRKIPRDMALRILAKLTELESDPLGFSTTALVSQPERRRLRVGDYRVVYTIDNGELVVWVVHIGHRSTVYDT, from the coding sequence ATGAGTGAGTACCGCACCGTCTTCCGGCCTGAGGCTCAGGCCGAACTCCGCAAGATCCCCCGCGACATGGCGCTGCGCATCCTGGCCAAACTGACCGAGCTGGAAAGCGACCCGCTCGGCTTCAGCACCACCGCACTCGTATCCCAGCCGGAACGCCGCCGCCTACGAGTGGGTGACTACCGTGTCGTCTACACGATCGACAACGGTGAACTGGTGGTGTGGGTCGTACACATCGGGCATCGCTCTACCGTGTACGACACCTGA
- a CDS encoding helix-turn-helix transcriptional regulator has protein sequence MQREQLADFLRRRRESIRPEEAGVTAGPRRRTSGLRREEVAMLAGMSTDYVVRLEQGRSSQPSAQLLGALARALRLSEDERDHLFHLAGHQPPPADGVARLARAGLMRMIDLLGDTPAAVLSDLGEILAQNRTAALLTGDHVDFSGDRRYAVYRWFTDPAARAGAPAEEWERHARQFVADLRAVAGRRSGDPTVTGLVERLQAASDEFGRLWAAHEVSVRRADRKTILHPRVGPMLMDCETLLTPDQRQQLLVLTPADPESRERLDLLRVLGTQSFPTEHTGPSAR, from the coding sequence ATGCAACGTGAACAGCTCGCCGACTTCCTGCGCCGCCGCCGCGAGTCGATCCGTCCCGAGGAAGCGGGCGTCACCGCGGGCCCCCGCCGCCGCACCAGCGGCCTGCGCCGGGAGGAGGTGGCGATGCTCGCGGGCATGTCGACGGATTACGTCGTACGCCTGGAACAGGGCCGCAGCAGTCAGCCATCGGCCCAGCTCCTGGGCGCCCTGGCGCGTGCGCTGCGACTGTCGGAGGACGAGCGCGACCACCTGTTCCACCTGGCCGGTCACCAGCCGCCGCCCGCCGACGGGGTCGCCCGGCTGGCCCGCGCCGGGCTGATGCGCATGATCGATCTGCTCGGCGACACCCCCGCCGCGGTCCTGTCCGACCTGGGCGAGATCCTCGCTCAGAACCGGACGGCCGCCCTGCTCACGGGCGACCACGTCGATTTCTCCGGCGACCGCCGCTACGCCGTCTACCGCTGGTTCACCGATCCGGCCGCGCGGGCCGGCGCCCCGGCCGAGGAATGGGAGCGCCATGCCCGCCAGTTCGTGGCGGACCTGCGCGCGGTGGCCGGCCGCCGCTCCGGCGACCCGACGGTCACCGGTCTGGTCGAGCGCCTGCAGGCCGCGAGTGACGAGTTCGGCCGGCTGTGGGCCGCGCACGAGGTGTCGGTCAGGCGCGCCGACCGCAAGACCATCCTGCACCCGCGGGTGGGACCCATGCTCATGGACTGCGAGACCCTGCTCACCCCCGATCAGCGCCAGCAGCTGCTGGTTCTCACCCCTGCGGACCCCGAGAGCCGCGAGCGGCTGGACCTGCTGAGGGTGCTGGGCACCCAGTCGTTCCCCACGGAGCACACCGGCCCGTCCGCACGGTGA
- a CDS encoding type II toxin-antitoxin system Phd/YefM family antitoxin — translation MTQPLPIETIRDVRAHLAEVVERADRDDVPTVITRRGKEVAAVVSIEVLRKYQEWEEREINRIIDERMANPAAGIPIEDVMRETLARNE, via the coding sequence ATGACGCAGCCCTTGCCCATAGAGACCATCCGCGATGTGCGCGCACACCTGGCCGAGGTCGTGGAGCGGGCCGACCGGGATGACGTACCCACCGTGATCACGCGCCGAGGCAAGGAGGTCGCCGCCGTCGTGTCCATCGAGGTACTTCGGAAGTACCAAGAGTGGGAAGAGCGCGAGATCAATCGGATCATCGACGAGCGCATGGCGAATCCGGCAGCGGGCATTCCGATTGAGGACGTCATGAGGGAGACGCTGGCGCGCAATGAGTGA
- a CDS encoding TetR/AcrR family transcriptional regulator, which yields MARRARGTSAGLDRERIAAAAVALVDRDGLERFGVRRLAEELGVDPMSIYHHVKGKAALLDVISEAVLAEVATAPDGASHDWAAVVRRTAHSYRDVAYRHPQVFPLLVTRAQTSTVAIAALEHVVSAMRAAGLPDVVAADAPMVLFGFLNGHLLARTGGGPEGPASVPEFDSGAYPGMAALAPQWADFGSVAEFDRMLDIVLDGIRSRAARPD from the coding sequence GTGGCCAGACGTGCGCGGGGTACCTCGGCGGGGCTCGACAGGGAGCGGATCGCGGCCGCGGCCGTGGCGCTCGTGGATCGCGACGGCCTTGAGCGTTTCGGGGTGCGGCGGCTGGCCGAGGAGCTCGGGGTCGACCCGATGTCGATCTACCACCACGTCAAGGGCAAGGCCGCGCTCCTCGATGTGATCTCCGAGGCCGTACTCGCCGAGGTGGCGACCGCTCCTGACGGTGCGTCGCACGACTGGGCGGCGGTCGTCCGGCGGACCGCCCACTCCTACCGGGACGTGGCGTACCGGCATCCACAGGTGTTCCCGCTGCTCGTCACCCGTGCTCAGACCTCGACGGTGGCCATCGCCGCCCTGGAGCACGTCGTCTCCGCGATGCGTGCGGCCGGTCTGCCCGACGTGGTGGCCGCGGATGCCCCGATGGTGCTGTTCGGCTTCCTCAACGGCCACCTGCTGGCGCGTACCGGGGGTGGCCCCGAAGGGCCTGCTTCCGTACCCGAGTTCGACTCCGGCGCGTACCCCGGCATGGCCGCCCTGGCGCCCCAGTGGGCCGACTTCGGCTCTGTCGCGGAGTTCGACCGGATGCTCGACATCGTGCTCGACGGGATCAGGAGCCGGGCGGCTCGCCCGGACTGA
- a CDS encoding CHAT domain-containing protein, whose product MADDEDLEARPLQIALRTLSAPTYDEVLDQFAAMPPGGHAEAAAFLRQHAETVGSHGHERVQGPMAELALFLAERCEALGARTPTAAREPDGSGGSGEGFPRLLSRACAAEGVLGAYRVLAGHRAQFPDEPVRAAVRLLAEWGADRTRNAHAIAALGLLTEDGPSQVTARADWANHLLHEGRHRRALYHAARALSLQHAVGDAHSLVNTYLQLASVHLTMGDLPHRAEVLTQAAASVDREGTVSAVEEAAVRFQLANTLISLHRYREAVPPLERAEALAARPENDSDGAFMPSRWDLLSCRAQVAEALGALGAAADAYRALLELPEMSTRAAPRASTLYGLVSCLRRTHRQWEAFELLSDELERAEQQGAGYLNLVSLRCTLAALLFSGTDPRLPRDLLSLETQLTQGLFDSAGSTYPCFGELLVTMGDLDLSEGHEAGAAECYRYALYVSGDTEDARQPEHLPERIRERMPLSQLLPLGGPSDPIAFALSKLRKRMLRLFPEGAHDLPDTRLLALQRLCGVERDPARRARMADRLAAGLRRAQERNVSRTLQDLAVPVCEAVAEVRGPQVAVELLEEVLAFHDARGRLPDPALPLGLARLLARVPGGHRRAFEVLWHHRGLRLRARESHPLLQDADQAAGLVLPLYEALLSLLFEYGDDLPLPDSRPPELLAFDLHEEAKARGMADDLVRMPLAKPSQVPQRLWDAEQELLHTQRQLAGGERPDRAWSWRECARALTPLYEALEPFAPEYVRLRRAQPARFEEALRLLDEAAPAEGMVLASYFTGESETFCFVLASGENALRWHRIAVGRAQLHSAAEKIRLTVDGDRSAFPAVPPIKPRRPVPLPLEGLAELLLPFQELLADRGLLCVAPHGPLSVLPLGALRLPDGRYCVEQAALVYTPSISGLAALRAARRTGSGTALCVRVAAEEDLRGGGSGFEDESLPAGAGWRLSSLTGPEATPQEVLARIEQADLAYIACHGHQDRSDPENSALLLSDGTERPSRHADPASRRARRTFLRARDLAGSRTPSHVVLRACSVGWHEPDHPGEDFTGLPRALLRGGTRTVLAPIWQVDGTSSAALLDEVTGAVMRGRPMWRALWDAQRRMLADADHAYLSHPYHWAAFVPLGDWS is encoded by the coding sequence ATGGCGGATGACGAGGACCTGGAGGCGCGGCCTCTGCAGATCGCGCTGCGGACCCTGTCGGCGCCCACGTACGACGAGGTACTCGACCAGTTCGCGGCGATGCCGCCCGGCGGGCACGCCGAGGCGGCGGCGTTCCTGCGGCAGCACGCGGAGACGGTCGGCTCCCACGGACACGAACGCGTACAAGGGCCGATGGCCGAGCTCGCGCTGTTCCTCGCAGAGCGCTGCGAGGCCCTGGGGGCGCGGACGCCCACCGCCGCCAGGGAGCCGGACGGCTCCGGCGGCAGCGGCGAGGGATTCCCCCGGCTGCTGAGCCGTGCCTGCGCGGCCGAGGGGGTGCTGGGCGCCTACCGGGTGCTGGCGGGGCACCGTGCACAGTTTCCGGACGAGCCGGTGCGGGCCGCGGTGCGGCTGCTGGCGGAGTGGGGCGCGGACCGGACCCGCAACGCCCACGCCATCGCCGCGCTGGGTCTGCTCACAGAGGACGGTCCGAGCCAGGTGACGGCCCGTGCCGACTGGGCGAACCACCTGCTGCACGAGGGACGGCACCGCAGGGCGCTCTACCACGCGGCTCGCGCGCTCTCGCTGCAGCATGCGGTGGGCGACGCGCATTCGCTGGTGAACACCTACCTGCAACTGGCCTCTGTGCATCTCACGATGGGCGATCTGCCGCACCGGGCCGAGGTGCTGACGCAGGCGGCCGCATCCGTCGACAGGGAGGGGACGGTCTCCGCCGTCGAGGAGGCGGCGGTGCGCTTCCAGCTCGCGAACACCCTCATCTCGCTGCACCGCTACCGGGAGGCCGTGCCCCCGCTGGAGCGCGCGGAGGCACTGGCGGCGCGTCCCGAGAACGACTCGGACGGGGCGTTCATGCCCTCGCGCTGGGATCTCCTCAGCTGCCGGGCCCAGGTGGCGGAGGCGCTCGGTGCGCTGGGAGCGGCCGCCGATGCCTATCGCGCCCTGCTGGAGCTGCCCGAGATGTCGACGCGGGCCGCGCCGCGCGCGTCGACGCTGTACGGCCTGGTCTCCTGCCTGCGGCGCACCCACCGCCAGTGGGAGGCGTTCGAACTCCTCAGCGACGAGCTGGAACGGGCCGAACAGCAGGGCGCGGGATATCTGAACCTGGTGTCGCTGCGCTGCACCCTGGCCGCACTGCTGTTCTCCGGCACCGACCCGCGTCTCCCCCGCGACCTGCTCTCGCTGGAGACTCAGCTGACGCAGGGCCTCTTCGACTCGGCGGGCTCGACCTACCCGTGCTTCGGCGAGCTGCTCGTCACGATGGGCGACCTGGACCTGTCGGAGGGCCACGAAGCCGGCGCGGCCGAGTGCTACCGCTACGCCCTGTACGTCTCCGGGGACACCGAGGACGCCCGGCAACCCGAGCACCTTCCCGAGCGGATTCGCGAACGCATGCCGCTCTCGCAGCTGCTGCCGCTGGGCGGTCCTTCCGATCCGATCGCTTTCGCCCTCTCCAAGCTGCGCAAGCGCATGCTGCGTCTCTTCCCCGAGGGGGCGCACGATTTGCCGGACACGCGCCTGCTGGCCCTGCAACGGCTGTGCGGCGTCGAGCGCGATCCGGCGCGGCGGGCACGGATGGCGGACCGGCTCGCGGCGGGGCTGCGCCGCGCGCAGGAGCGGAACGTCTCCCGTACGTTGCAGGACCTGGCGGTGCCGGTGTGCGAGGCGGTCGCGGAGGTACGCGGTCCGCAGGTCGCGGTGGAGCTGCTGGAGGAGGTCCTCGCCTTCCACGATGCGCGGGGCCGGCTCCCGGACCCGGCCCTGCCGCTGGGCCTGGCCCGGCTGCTGGCGCGGGTGCCGGGCGGGCACCGGCGGGCCTTCGAGGTGCTGTGGCACCACCGCGGTCTGCGGCTGCGCGCACGGGAGTCGCATCCGCTGCTCCAGGACGCGGACCAGGCCGCGGGTCTGGTGCTCCCGCTGTACGAGGCGCTGCTGTCCCTGCTGTTCGAGTACGGCGACGACCTGCCGCTGCCCGACAGCCGGCCGCCCGAGCTGCTGGCCTTCGACCTGCACGAGGAGGCGAAGGCCCGCGGCATGGCCGACGACCTGGTGCGGATGCCCCTGGCCAAGCCGTCGCAAGTACCGCAGCGGCTGTGGGACGCGGAGCAGGAACTGCTGCACACGCAAAGGCAGCTGGCGGGCGGGGAGCGCCCGGACCGGGCCTGGTCCTGGCGCGAGTGCGCGCGGGCGCTCACTCCGCTCTACGAGGCGCTGGAGCCGTTCGCGCCGGAGTACGTACGGCTGCGCCGGGCACAACCGGCCCGGTTCGAGGAGGCGTTGAGGCTGCTGGACGAGGCGGCTCCGGCGGAGGGCATGGTGCTGGCCTCGTACTTCACCGGCGAGTCCGAGACCTTCTGCTTCGTGCTGGCGTCCGGCGAGAACGCGCTGCGGTGGCACCGCATCGCGGTGGGTCGCGCCCAGCTGCACAGCGCCGCGGAGAAGATCCGTCTCACGGTCGACGGCGACCGCTCCGCCTTCCCCGCCGTCCCGCCGATCAAGCCGCGGCGGCCGGTCCCGCTGCCGTTGGAGGGGCTGGCGGAGCTGCTGCTGCCGTTCCAGGAGCTGCTGGCGGACCGCGGGCTGCTGTGTGTGGCGCCGCACGGGCCGCTGTCCGTGCTGCCGCTCGGTGCGCTGCGGCTGCCGGACGGGCGGTACTGCGTGGAGCAGGCGGCCCTGGTGTACACCCCGAGCATCTCGGGCCTGGCCGCTCTGCGCGCCGCGCGACGGACCGGCTCGGGGACCGCGCTGTGCGTGCGGGTCGCCGCGGAGGAGGACCTTCGGGGCGGAGGCAGCGGCTTCGAGGACGAATCGCTCCCGGCCGGTGCCGGCTGGCGGCTGTCCTCGCTCACCGGACCGGAGGCCACCCCGCAGGAGGTCCTCGCCCGCATCGAGCAGGCCGACCTCGCCTACATCGCCTGCCACGGACACCAGGACCGCAGCGACCCCGAGAACTCCGCCCTGCTGCTCTCCGACGGCACGGAGCGCCCCAGCCGGCACGCCGATCCTGCCTCGCGGCGGGCCAGGCGGACCTTCCTGCGGGCCCGCGATCTGGCCGGCTCACGCACCCCGTCCCACGTGGTGCTGCGCGCCTGCTCGGTCGGCTGGCACGAGCCGGACCACCCCGGCGAGGACTTCACGGGCCTCCCCCGCGCCCTGCTGCGCGGCGGCACCCGCACGGTCCTCGCCCCCATCTGGCAGGTCGACGGCACCAGCTCCGCCGCCCTGCTCGACGAGGTGACCGGTGCGGTGATGCGCGGACGCCCGATGTGGCGCGCCCTGTGGGACGCCCAGCGGCGCATGCTCGCGGATGCCGACCACGCCTACCTGTCCCACCCCTACCACTGGGCGGCGTTCGTCCCGCTCGGGGACTGGAGCTGA
- a CDS encoding SDR family oxidoreductase: protein MAGKRALVTGGSRGIGAAVVRRLLDAGAEVLTTARSATGTVPDGASFVAADVRTRAGAEALAATAREMLGGVDILVHNAGGARPHEGALAIPDEEWQDALDLNYLASVRLDALLVPGMRERRSGRIVHVSSAAVLTPVGPFLHYTAAKAALENYSKGLAVELAPFGIRVNTVSPGRTATPGGEATREQWAEVSARMGGAPAPTNAADTAPLGRDGLPEDIADAVLFLLSDRAKWLTASNLIVDGGEFPRG from the coding sequence TTGGCGGGGAAGCGTGCGCTGGTCACGGGAGGTTCTCGCGGTATCGGAGCGGCCGTCGTACGCCGGCTTCTGGACGCGGGCGCCGAGGTCCTGACGACCGCCAGGTCCGCGACGGGCACGGTGCCGGACGGCGCCTCCTTCGTGGCCGCCGATGTACGGACCCGGGCAGGGGCGGAGGCGCTCGCCGCGACCGCGCGGGAGATGCTCGGCGGGGTAGACATCCTGGTTCACAACGCGGGCGGGGCGCGGCCTCACGAGGGCGCCCTGGCCATCCCCGACGAGGAGTGGCAGGACGCGCTGGACCTGAACTACCTGGCGTCGGTGCGGCTGGACGCGCTGCTGGTGCCGGGGATGCGGGAGCGGCGTTCGGGGCGGATCGTGCACGTCTCCTCGGCGGCGGTCCTCACCCCGGTGGGTCCGTTCCTGCACTACACGGCGGCGAAGGCGGCGCTGGAGAACTACAGCAAGGGCCTGGCCGTGGAGCTGGCGCCGTTCGGCATCCGGGTCAACACCGTGTCCCCCGGCAGGACCGCCACCCCTGGCGGCGAAGCGACCCGCGAGCAGTGGGCGGAGGTGTCCGCGCGCATGGGCGGCGCACCCGCCCCGACCAACGCCGCCGACACCGCGCCGCTGGGGCGCGACGGGCTGCCCGAGGACATCGCGGACGCGGTGCTGTTCCTGCTGTCCGACCGGGCGAAGTGGCTGACGGCGAGCAATCTTATTGTCGACGGCGGAGAATTCCCCAGGGGCTGA
- a CDS encoding NAD(P)-binding domain-containing protein, protein MKRIGIIGVGEIGRALVEGLRDPAGPTPEVFLSPRGARTSADLSERYEGVHVCADNQQVADRSELVIVAVRRQDRHEALDGLRVDGSKVVVNVMAGVTNDDLRSMLATDTARTTHATPAAPATDATLVRAIPLPSVRERRSVTVTYPSHPAVDSFFEQLGGALPVADEAAFDVFSALTGTLTAHYAYLATLTSWAAGHGIPAPDAEHYVRGLFQAVGRALGDETRSLQQLSADHETPRGNNERIRTTWFDETNAATLSNALDDLINDLRHPPDHRVHP, encoded by the coding sequence GTGAAACGCATCGGCATCATCGGAGTGGGAGAGATCGGCCGGGCCCTCGTGGAGGGACTGCGCGACCCGGCCGGCCCGACGCCCGAGGTGTTCCTCTCACCGCGGGGCGCCCGCACCTCCGCCGACCTCTCCGAGCGGTACGAAGGCGTCCACGTCTGCGCCGACAACCAACAGGTGGCGGACCGGTCCGAGTTGGTGATCGTCGCCGTACGCCGTCAGGACCGGCACGAAGCGTTGGACGGCCTGCGGGTGGACGGGTCCAAAGTGGTGGTCAACGTGATGGCCGGGGTCACGAACGACGACCTGCGCAGCATGCTCGCCACCGACACCGCCCGCACCACCCACGCAACCCCTGCCGCCCCTGCCACCGACGCCACGCTGGTGCGCGCCATCCCACTGCCTTCCGTACGCGAACGCCGTTCCGTCACCGTGACGTACCCGTCGCACCCGGCCGTCGACAGCTTCTTCGAGCAGCTCGGCGGAGCACTGCCGGTCGCGGACGAGGCGGCCTTCGACGTCTTCTCCGCACTGACGGGAACCCTCACCGCCCACTACGCCTATCTCGCCACGCTCACGTCATGGGCCGCCGGTCACGGAATCCCCGCTCCCGACGCGGAGCACTACGTGCGAGGCCTCTTCCAAGCCGTGGGCCGCGCCTTGGGTGACGAGACCCGCTCCCTGCAACAACTCTCGGCCGACCACGAGACCCCCAGGGGCAACAACGAACGCATCCGGACCACTTGGTTCGACGAGACCAATGCCGCCACCCTCAGCAATGCACTGGACGACCTCATCAACGACCTGCGGCACCCGCCGGACCACCGCGTTCACCCCTAG
- a CDS encoding alkyl/aryl-sulfatase: MSDLDYADRSDFEDADRGFVAALSPAVVRTDDGRVIWDGEAYAFLDGDCPPSAHPSLWRQSQLCNKQGLFEVTEGIYQVRNLDLSNMTLVEGDTGVVVIDPLISAETAAAALALYREHRGDRAVTGLIYTHSHGDHFGGSRGVLPHGHAPVPVIAPAGFLEHAVAENVYAGGAMTRRAVYMYGAELDKGPAGQISAGLGMTTSKGTITLVPPTVDITRTGQEETVDGVRIVFQMTPDTEAPSEMNFYFPDRRALCMAENATHNMHNILTLRGAVVRDTRIWAHYLGETITLFGDRAEVAFASHHWPTWGRDRIIEHLAGQRDMWAYLHDQTLRMTNQGLTGTEIAERMELPPAVAKRWANRGYYGSVSHNVKAIYQRYMGWFDGNPAHLWEHPPVEQAKRFAADYGGVPALIAKGEEYAASGDLRFAATLLGHAVFAAPEDAIAKQALAAVYEKLGFGAENGPWRNFYLMGAQELRGAIAHTALETTNPEMAMALTVDMLIDSLAIRVDGPRAWDEKLTMTWNVTDEGRTWHLLLSNGALTYRSTEAAPEADGPDPAADLTLTLTKSQLLAVLAGKGLDDVHVQGDPQVLATLVGLLDNPDPDFAIVTP; the protein is encoded by the coding sequence ATGAGTGATCTCGATTACGCCGACAGGTCCGACTTCGAGGACGCCGACCGAGGCTTCGTCGCCGCCCTCTCGCCCGCGGTCGTCCGGACGGACGACGGCCGGGTCATCTGGGACGGGGAGGCGTACGCCTTCCTCGACGGTGACTGCCCGCCCAGTGCTCACCCGAGCCTCTGGCGACAGAGCCAGCTGTGCAACAAGCAGGGCCTGTTCGAGGTGACCGAGGGGATCTACCAGGTCCGCAACCTGGACCTGTCGAACATGACGCTGGTCGAGGGCGACACCGGGGTCGTCGTCATCGACCCGCTGATCTCCGCCGAGACCGCGGCCGCCGCGCTCGCGCTGTACCGCGAGCACCGCGGTGACCGCGCGGTCACCGGGCTGATCTACACCCACTCCCACGGCGACCACTTCGGCGGATCCCGCGGTGTGCTGCCGCACGGCCACGCCCCCGTGCCGGTGATCGCCCCGGCCGGGTTCCTGGAACACGCGGTCGCGGAGAACGTGTACGCCGGCGGCGCGATGACCCGGCGCGCGGTCTACATGTACGGCGCCGAACTGGACAAGGGCCCTGCCGGCCAGATCAGCGCCGGGCTGGGCATGACGACGTCCAAGGGGACGATCACCCTCGTGCCGCCGACCGTGGACATCACCCGCACCGGTCAGGAGGAGACCGTCGACGGCGTGCGGATCGTGTTCCAGATGACGCCGGACACCGAGGCGCCCTCGGAGATGAACTTCTACTTCCCCGACCGGCGCGCCCTGTGCATGGCGGAGAACGCGACCCACAACATGCACAACATCCTGACCCTGCGTGGCGCGGTGGTCCGTGACACCCGTATCTGGGCCCACTACCTGGGCGAGACGATCACGCTGTTCGGTGACCGGGCCGAGGTCGCGTTCGCCTCCCACCACTGGCCCACCTGGGGCCGGGACCGCATCATCGAGCACCTGGCCGGCCAGCGGGACATGTGGGCGTACCTGCACGACCAGACCCTGCGCATGACCAACCAGGGACTGACCGGTACGGAGATCGCCGAGCGGATGGAACTTCCCCCGGCGGTCGCGAAGCGGTGGGCGAACCGCGGCTACTACGGTTCGGTCAGCCACAACGTCAAGGCCATCTACCAGCGCTACATGGGCTGGTTCGACGGCAACCCCGCCCACCTGTGGGAGCACCCGCCCGTCGAGCAGGCAAAGCGGTTCGCCGCCGACTACGGCGGCGTACCCGCGCTGATCGCCAAGGGCGAGGAGTACGCCGCCTCCGGGGACCTCCGGTTCGCCGCGACGCTGCTGGGGCACGCGGTCTTCGCCGCCCCGGAGGACGCGATCGCCAAGCAGGCGCTGGCCGCGGTGTACGAGAAGCTCGGCTTCGGCGCGGAGAACGGCCCCTGGCGCAACTTCTACCTGATGGGCGCGCAGGAGCTGCGCGGCGCGATCGCGCACACCGCGCTGGAGACCACGAACCCCGAGATGGCGATGGCCCTCACCGTCGACATGCTCATCGACTCGCTGGCCATCCGCGTCGACGGCCCCCGGGCGTGGGACGAGAAGCTGACCATGACCTGGAACGTCACCGACGAGGGCCGCACCTGGCACCTTCTGCTCTCCAACGGGGCCCTCACCTACCGCAGCACAGAGGCCGCCCCGGAGGCTGACGGGCCGGACCCGGCCGCCGATCTGACCCTGACTCTGACCAAGTCCCAGCTGCTCGCGGTCCTGGCCGGCAAGGGCCTGGACGACGTGCACGTCCAGGGCGATCCGCAGGTGCTCGCGACCCTCGTGGGCCTGCTCGACAACCCCGACCCCGACTTCGCCATCGTCACGCCCTGA
- a CDS encoding LysR family transcriptional regulator, protein MSLRQFEYALAVAEEGSVTAAAELLHVAQPSVSQQIRGLERDLGVQLFSRTPTGLVPTAVGRAFLREAEVAVSASRRARATARAGAEELAGELTVAAQLGFGTRQLPGALGTLRRRFPRLEITVFEEPSSAELEQLCRRGVLDLALMAACERSPADAHRLGDEEFVVVLGAGHPQLASDRVDLRDLEGEPWVRFDRDSALDAVLQNVLREAGPAPITAARVSQTATAVRWAAQGLGPTLVPASAVPHGHEHLVRPVFPVVTQPVIAVLRQNAGPAETALLGLLRQETWSDSASFARSA, encoded by the coding sequence ATGAGCCTTCGCCAGTTCGAGTACGCCCTGGCCGTCGCGGAGGAGGGCTCGGTGACGGCGGCGGCGGAGCTGCTGCACGTCGCCCAGCCGTCGGTGTCCCAGCAGATCCGCGGCCTGGAGCGGGACCTCGGCGTGCAGCTGTTCTCCCGTACGCCGACCGGGCTGGTGCCCACCGCGGTCGGCCGCGCGTTCCTGCGGGAGGCCGAGGTCGCCGTGAGCGCGTCGCGGCGGGCGAGGGCGACGGCGCGGGCCGGGGCCGAAGAGCTGGCCGGCGAGCTGACGGTCGCGGCGCAGCTGGGCTTCGGCACACGGCAGCTCCCCGGCGCCCTGGGCACGCTGCGCCGCCGCTTCCCCCGGCTGGAGATCACCGTCTTCGAGGAGCCGAGCTCCGCCGAGCTGGAGCAGCTGTGCCGTCGGGGCGTGCTGGACCTCGCCCTGATGGCGGCGTGCGAGCGGAGCCCGGCCGACGCCCACCGCCTCGGGGACGAGGAGTTCGTCGTGGTGCTGGGCGCCGGACACCCGCAGCTCGCCTCGGACCGGGTCGACCTGCGCGATCTGGAGGGCGAGCCGTGGGTGAGGTTCGACCGCGACAGCGCGCTGGACGCCGTCCTGCAGAACGTGCTGCGGGAGGCCGGCCCGGCCCCGATCACGGCCGCCCGTGTGTCGCAGACGGCGACGGCCGTGCGCTGGGCCGCACAGGGGCTGGGCCCGACGCTCGTCCCGGCCTCCGCCGTGCCCCACGGTCACGAGCACCTCGTCCGCCCGGTGTTCCCGGTCGTGACCCAGCCCGTCATCGCCGTCCTCAGGCAGAACGCGGGGCCTGCCGAGACGGCCCTGCTCGGCCTTCTGCGGCAGGAGACCTGGTCCGATTCCGCCTCCTTCGCCAGATCTGCCTAA
- a CDS encoding aldo/keto reductase — translation MQTRTLGHTGPTVSALGLGAMGMSDAYGAADRTESIATVHAALDAGVTLIDTGDFYAMGHNELLLAEALRGRDRDSYRLSVKFGMLRGPGPAFGGTDGRPEAVKNFLAYSLTRLGVDHIDIYRPARLDPDVPIEETVGAIKEMIDAGYVRHLGLSEVDAATIRRAHAVQPVADLQIEYSLISRAVEAEILPTLRELGIGMTAYGVLSRGLISGHWSAGRATDSGDARGHSPRFSADNVDHNLALVEALRRVAAAKGCTVAQLAIAWVAAQGEDIVPLVGARTRERLAEALPALEVNLTGDDLAEIEKAVPLGAARGDRYPSAFMSGLGAGN, via the coding sequence ATGCAGACGCGAACCCTGGGCCACACCGGCCCGACCGTTTCCGCCCTCGGCCTGGGAGCCATGGGCATGTCCGATGCGTACGGCGCGGCCGACCGTACGGAGAGCATCGCCACGGTGCACGCCGCGCTGGACGCCGGTGTGACGCTGATCGACACGGGCGACTTCTACGCCATGGGCCACAACGAACTGCTGCTCGCCGAGGCCCTGCGCGGCCGGGACCGGGACAGCTACCGGCTGAGCGTCAAGTTCGGCATGCTGCGCGGGCCGGGCCCGGCGTTCGGCGGGACGGACGGCCGCCCCGAGGCGGTCAAGAACTTCCTGGCCTACTCGCTGACCCGGCTCGGCGTCGACCACATCGACATCTACCGGCCGGCCCGGCTGGACCCGGACGTGCCGATCGAGGAGACGGTGGGCGCGATCAAGGAGATGATCGACGCCGGCTACGTACGCCACCTGGGCCTCTCCGAGGTCGATGCGGCGACGATCCGCCGGGCGCACGCCGTCCAGCCGGTCGCTGACCTGCAGATCGAGTACTCCCTGATCTCCCGCGCGGTGGAGGCCGAGATCCTGCCCACGCTTCGGGAGCTGGGCATCGGGATGACCGCGTACGGAGTGCTGAGCCGGGGCCTGATCTCCGGGCACTGGTCGGCCGGCCGCGCCACCGACTCCGGCGATGCGCGCGGGCACAGTCCGCGGTTCTCCGCGGACAACGTGGATCACAACCTCGCCCTCGTGGAGGCGCTGCGCCGGGTGGCAGCTGCGAAGGGGTGCACTGTCGCACAGCTGGCCATCGCGTGGGTGGCCGCTCAGGGTGAGGACATCGTGCCGCTGGTGGGTGCGCGCACCCGTGAGCGGCTGGCCGAGGCGCTGCCCGCGCTGGAGGTGAACCTCACCGGCGACGACCTCGCCGAGATCGAGAAGGCGGTGCCGCTCGGCGCTGCACGCGGAGACCGGTATCCGTCCGCCTTCATGTCCGGCCTCGGCGCGGGTAACTGA